A genomic segment from Nitratiruptor sp. YY08-10 encodes:
- a CDS encoding response regulator transcription factor has product MYVLCIEDDENIKKIIKDSLAHEKIDVEFTDSIEESIYKLEIKRVYDVIILDRILPDGDGINFLQYMNRKKINIPCLIISILGDIDHRMEGLQLGAYDYLPKPFDTRELIMKLKNIVKIKYNLTTNIIRIDDVCLNIFSRNVYVGDKRVKLTPQEFKILKLLMVNKNRIIGKSEILERLIENEEKSIESNLVDVLIYRLRKKLGKKDFIQNVKRVGYVINDI; this is encoded by the coding sequence ATGTATGTTTTATGTATTGAAGATGATGAAAATATTAAAAAAATTATTAAAGATAGTCTTGCACATGAAAAAATCGATGTAGAATTCACAGACTCAATTGAAGAAAGCATATACAAACTTGAAATAAAGAGAGTGTATGATGTAATTATTCTTGATAGAATCTTACCTGATGGAGATGGTATCAATTTTCTTCAATACATGAATCGGAAAAAAATTAATATTCCATGTTTAATCATTAGTATTTTAGGGGATATAGATCATAGAATGGAAGGGTTACAACTGGGTGCATATGATTATCTTCCAAAACCTTTCGATACGAGAGAACTTATAATGAAACTTAAAAACATTGTTAAAATAAAATATAATTTAACAACAAATATTATTCGTATTGATGATGTATGTTTAAATATTTTTTCAAGAAATGTTTATGTAGGAGACAAAAGAGTAAAACTAACTCCTCAGGAGTTCAAAATCTTGAAGTTACTCATGGTTAATAAAAATAGGATTATAGGAAAGTCTGAAATTTTAGAACGATTAATAGAGAATGAAGAAAAAAGTATTGAGTCTAATCTTGTCGATGTTTTAATCTATAGATTAAGAAAAAAACTTGGGAAAAAAGATTTTATTCAAAATGTTAAAAGAGTCGGATATGTTATCAATGATATATGA
- a CDS encoding CheB methylesterase domain-containing protein, whose protein sequence is MQNKLPTKLILIGASTGGPGLIAKIISSLCPPKKESIVIALHMDPLGLSSYAKRLSELCGYSVNLVTKDHCALTSGKLYLLSATFSIEEKKGSLFFKKTDRNKSFYNPTIDTLFASANSLSSVKIAAYLLSGIGEDGAKGLSTLQNAGHKAIAQDEHSSIVYGMPKKAYELNNDIQVLSIDEIIQDIQRELKC, encoded by the coding sequence TTGCAAAATAAACTCCCCACAAAGCTTATACTGATAGGGGCTTCAACAGGTGGACCGGGACTCATTGCAAAAATTATCAGCTCCCTTTGTCCACCCAAAAAAGAGAGTATTGTCATCGCTTTACATATGGATCCCTTGGGACTTTCTTCATATGCAAAAAGGCTTTCTGAACTTTGTGGTTATTCAGTTAATCTTGTAACGAAAGATCATTGTGCATTAACAAGTGGAAAACTTTATCTCTTAAGTGCAACATTTTCTATTGAAGAAAAAAAGGGGTCGCTCTTTTTTAAAAAAACTGATAGGAACAAAAGTTTTTACAATCCTACCATTGATACACTTTTTGCTTCTGCTAATTCTTTGTCCAGTGTTAAAATAGCTGCATATCTGTTAAGTGGAATTGGTGAAGATGGTGCCAAAGGTTTGTCAACACTGCAAAATGCTGGACATAAAGCAATAGCTCAAGATGAACACAGTTCCATCGTATATGGTATGCCAAAAAAAGCCTATGAATTAAATAATGATATTCAAGTATTGAGTATCGATGAAATCATACAAGACATTCAAAGAGAACTTAAATGTTAA
- a CDS encoding methyl-accepting chemotaxis protein, translating to MQNISIKKVLMAIPAILIIAFVFLYFTIASSIDSIQDKSQKASLANKIIKLMLEARVAEKNYIRRKDEKYAKEVMRLIEQNIKIAKKLKAIFTQKENQKLVERAIQRLLEYKKLFYRYARIRNEAIKKEHKLVELANRVEEIARKIEIIQNGQRDSVIRSHKASAQEIIDEVEEAALSNKIIIGLMRIRIAEKNYLRRKNDKYIKEISTEIAKIKQLANQLRTSLDSIINKKMVNSMMLALQKYENTLEELIKIRNSMNTISYKMKNAARKTIDSLVKLREDQKKEKEALIQALKIKLTIIFIIVGLIISALLIFVALMIGKNLDNIRNAAQNLASGEGDLTKRIDIEGKNEISQVAFYINKFIEKVQSAIGEAKNVSNEASSISNELSATSLEIGKRVEDESSLVKVIDTNAKNTAKDATFVESKVREMTEISESSYQALNDAVEHINTLVEKIKYTSIEEGKLSNQMKKLQESAFAIKDILKLIGDIADQTNLLSLNASIEASRAGEHGKGFAVVAEEVRKLAEKTQKNLEEINKTINSITTAIEMTSKHMQSNANEVMQTVEIANVVETNIGNVIHLMEDSKEKAKESSISVDNLKEKVAEIAQKINQLNEVSMSNARSVEEIASAAEHLNNIIEKLDSHLFKFKS from the coding sequence ATGCAAAATATTTCTATCAAAAAGGTGTTAATGGCTATTCCGGCCATTTTGATCATAGCTTTTGTATTTTTATATTTTACCATTGCATCTAGCATCGATTCCATTCAGGATAAAAGCCAAAAAGCCTCACTTGCCAACAAGATCATCAAACTGATGCTTGAAGCAAGAGTGGCAGAAAAAAACTATATCCGAAGAAAAGATGAAAAATACGCCAAGGAAGTTATGAGACTCATTGAACAAAATATAAAAATAGCAAAAAAGCTAAAAGCAATTTTTACACAAAAAGAGAACCAAAAGCTTGTAGAAAGAGCCATTCAAAGGCTTTTAGAATATAAAAAACTTTTTTATAGATATGCCCGAATCCGAAATGAAGCTATCAAAAAAGAACACAAATTGGTTGAGTTAGCAAACAGGGTAGAAGAGATCGCTAGAAAAATTGAAATCATACAAAATGGTCAAAGAGATAGTGTCATACGCTCTCATAAAGCTTCTGCTCAAGAAATTATTGATGAAGTAGAGGAAGCAGCGCTTTCCAATAAGATTATAATAGGCTTGATGCGTATCCGAATTGCAGAAAAAAATTATTTACGTAGAAAAAACGACAAATATATCAAAGAAATATCTACTGAAATTGCAAAAATAAAACAATTGGCAAATCAACTAAGAACATCACTGGATAGTATAATAAATAAAAAAATGGTTAACTCCATGATGTTGGCATTACAAAAATATGAAAATACGTTAGAAGAGTTGATAAAAATTAGAAACTCCATGAATACAATTTCATATAAAATGAAAAATGCAGCGAGAAAAACTATAGATTCACTCGTTAAATTGCGTGAAGATCAGAAAAAAGAGAAAGAGGCATTGATACAAGCATTGAAGATCAAACTTACGATCATTTTCATTATAGTCGGTTTAATTATAAGTGCTCTTCTTATATTTGTAGCTTTAATGATCGGTAAAAATCTAGACAATATACGAAATGCAGCGCAAAACTTGGCCAGTGGAGAAGGAGATCTTACGAAACGAATCGATATAGAGGGAAAAAATGAGATCTCCCAAGTTGCATTTTATATCAATAAGTTTATAGAAAAAGTTCAAAGTGCAATTGGTGAAGCAAAAAATGTAAGTAATGAAGCCTCTTCTATCTCTAATGAACTCTCAGCTACGTCTTTGGAAATAGGTAAAAGAGTAGAAGATGAATCTTCTTTGGTCAAAGTTATCGATACTAATGCAAAAAACACGGCAAAAGATGCGACTTTCGTTGAGAGTAAAGTTCGAGAGATGACAGAAATTTCTGAAAGTTCATATCAAGCTCTCAATGATGCAGTAGAACATATCAATACTCTTGTGGAAAAGATCAAATATACAAGTATTGAAGAAGGAAAACTTTCCAATCAAATGAAAAAACTGCAAGAAAGTGCTTTTGCAATCAAAGATATTCTAAAACTCATTGGAGATATCGCCGATCAGACAAATCTGCTTTCGCTCAATGCTTCCATCGAAGCTTCTCGTGCGGGAGAACATGGAAAAGGTTTTGCAGTGGTTGCTGAAGAGGTCAGAAAATTGGCAGAGAAAACGCAAAAAAATTTAGAGGAGATTAATAAAACGATTAATAGTATTACCACTGCCATCGAAATGACGAGTAAACATATGCAAAGCAACGCAAATGAGGTAATGCAAACCGTCGAAATAGCCAATGTCGTAGAAACCAATATCGGCAATGTGATTCATTTGATGGAAGATTCAAAAGAAAAAGCGAAAGAGAGTTCGATTTCTGTGGATAATCTCAAAGAAAAAGTTGCTGAAATTGCCCAAAAAATCAACCAACTCAATGAGGTATCGATGTCAAATGCAAGAAGTGTCGAGGAGATTGCCTCAGCTGCCGAACATTTAAATAACATTATCGAAAAACTTGATTCCCATCTTTTCAAATTTAAAAGTTGA
- a CDS encoding protein-glutamate O-methyltransferase CheR, giving the protein MLRWLFPKKNENQKNEIKKIQEKKFDNNDAKIILREIREEFGLDFSNKKEITIEKMKNFAIQHDIYSFTDLREQLLHSHHFKNDLINKLTVGETYFFRETAQFEILVKLMKKKRIRRILCIPCSSGEEVYTIVLYILAHQTDLSGMEIVGVDINSDRIEQAKRGCYSSRSIQQVPTLLKEKYFYQEDVFHCVDDILKQHVSFKQMNIFNSEIFSLGKFDVIFCRNLLYYFDEEHKSKAIEIFDRLLRDSGVLFLGHADLISENKLFTKVTENDGKTYYIKASK; this is encoded by the coding sequence ATGTTAAGATGGCTGTTTCCTAAAAAGAATGAAAATCAAAAAAATGAAATCAAAAAAATTCAAGAGAAAAAGTTTGATAACAATGATGCGAAAATTATTTTACGTGAGATAAGGGAAGAGTTTGGATTGGATTTTTCAAATAAAAAGGAAATTACCATTGAAAAAATGAAAAATTTTGCAATACAGCACGATATTTACTCATTTACAGATTTAAGAGAGCAACTCTTGCATTCGCATCATTTTAAAAATGATCTTATCAATAAACTAACAGTAGGAGAGACATATTTTTTCCGAGAAACAGCACAATTTGAGATACTTGTAAAACTAATGAAGAAAAAAAGAATACGAAGAATCCTTTGTATTCCATGCTCAAGCGGTGAAGAGGTATATACAATCGTCTTATATATCTTGGCCCATCAAACAGATCTATCCGGGATGGAAATTGTAGGTGTAGATATTAATTCCGATAGAATAGAGCAAGCAAAGAGGGGATGTTACTCAAGCCGATCTATTCAACAAGTGCCTACTCTTCTAAAAGAGAAATATTTTTATCAAGAAGATGTATTCCATTGTGTAGATGATATATTAAAACAACATGTATCCTTTAAACAGATGAATATTTTTAACAGTGAAATTTTTTCTTTAGGAAAATTTGATGTTATATTTTGTAGAAATCTATTATATTATTTTGATGAGGAACATAAGAGTAAAGCAATCGAAATATTTGATCGACTGCTAAGAGATTCTGGAGTTCTATTTTTAGGACATGCTGATTTGATTTCTGAAAATAAATTGTTCACAAAAGTTACAGAAAACGATGGAAAAACATATTATATAAAAGCTTCTAAGTAA
- the gap gene encoding type I glyceraldehyde-3-phosphate dehydrogenase, protein MKKVAINGLGRIGKMVLWHYSVNKPKNIEITVANGGSGTAEDLAYMLKYDSVHGKFPTKIEYGEDYLKVGDQKIQLVTGRDPEKLPWSELGVDIVLECTGHFTKRDDAAKHLKAGAKKVIISAPSKDAELTIVMGVNQDWYDPSKHDVISNASCTTNSLAPAIKVLHDAFGIENALVTTVHAYTSSQAVVDRKNPGKHRRGRTAAANIIPTTTGAAIATTKVIPELQGKMNALALRVPVPDVAITDISATLKKEVTAEEVNKAFEEAMNGELKGILEITYDEVVSTDIVNNPHSSIIDGLSTMVVDGNKVKVFAWYDNEYGYSGRLLELADFIAERM, encoded by the coding sequence ATGAAAAAGGTAGCAATCAACGGACTTGGACGAATCGGAAAGATGGTGCTGTGGCATTATAGTGTCAACAAACCTAAAAATATCGAGATAACAGTAGCAAATGGCGGAAGCGGAACAGCTGAAGATTTGGCATATATGCTCAAATACGATTCTGTTCATGGAAAATTTCCAACCAAAATCGAATATGGTGAAGATTATCTGAAAGTTGGAGATCAAAAGATTCAGCTTGTAACAGGAAGAGATCCTGAAAAGCTTCCTTGGAGTGAACTTGGTGTCGATATCGTCCTGGAGTGTACAGGCCACTTTACAAAAAGAGATGATGCCGCAAAACACTTAAAAGCAGGTGCAAAAAAAGTGATTATCTCTGCACCAAGTAAAGATGCAGAACTCACCATCGTAATGGGTGTGAATCAAGACTGGTATGATCCAAGCAAACATGATGTCATTTCTAATGCGAGCTGTACGACAAACTCACTGGCACCTGCCATCAAAGTGCTCCATGATGCTTTTGGAATAGAGAATGCTCTTGTGACAACGGTGCATGCCTATACTTCCTCTCAAGCTGTTGTTGATAGAAAAAATCCGGGAAAACACAGACGGGGAAGAACAGCAGCTGCCAACATCATCCCTACAACTACCGGAGCTGCCATAGCAACAACAAAAGTGATTCCAGAACTTCAGGGAAAAATGAATGCATTGGCGCTTCGCGTACCGGTACCAGATGTAGCTATTACCGATATAAGCGCAACACTCAAAAAAGAGGTAACTGCCGAAGAGGTTAATAAAGCATTTGAAGAAGCGATGAATGGTGAATTGAAAGGTATTTTGGAAATTACATATGATGAAGTCGTCTCTACTGACATTGTCAACAATCCCCACTCATCCATTATTGATGGTCTATCTACGATGGTAGTCGATGGAAACAAAGTAAAAGTATTCGCATGGTATGACAACGAGTACGGATATTCTGGCCGCCTTCTTGAACTTGCTGATTTTATTGCAGAAAGGATGTAG
- a CDS encoding EAL domain-containing protein: protein MGLIILIEGVTSLYLAKQMQERIDNIFTQEIVSLELLSDLKGALYRIRDRTLRLVDAESEQELLRHQREIKKQLKRITEKIDLYDNTRLSEKERQLLQQFKENLTQYVQIIQKKIYPLVKTVNLSQKQKQKLINDLLYHVALKEFRETRAALNQLLDYQIQRAHLRQQHSQNLYFKQKTIIIVALIFLSIIVILLIKSLIQSIVTPLHRINEALQKIANNDLDTRILINTDDEFSLIAEEINRNIMRLQQTLKNLENLSKYDILTKLPNRKYFQDFLNKTIKEYNQKSIKFALILIDLDNFKFINDNFGHSAGDKLLKIVATRLHNTLRKKDFVARLGGDEFGVIIKDVKNPIYVGNIANKIIDSLQEPIKIDDTIVYITASLGIFVPTDKKTDPKKALSYADIAMYKAKKSGKNSYQFFDDSMLEELKNLHMLEHDIRQAIDNYEFVPYFQAIIDLKTENIVGYETLLRWKKEDKILPPSYFIHVLESKGYIVEVTYQIIEKVFQFITHNRYKGFITINLSLLQFYDRNFLNFLYEMQKKYPEISPNQIIFELTETIFAENISVIQELMQMIEKEGYRFALDDFGTGYSSLFYIKDYNLATIKIDKSFIQNIFSNQKLRKLLDVIISMSDSLEIPLVIEGVEDQKTIDYLKRYRNYQIKIQGYYYFPPLPMEEVEAMIQTR, encoded by the coding sequence TTGGGTTTGATCATATTAATCGAAGGAGTTACTTCTTTATATTTAGCCAAACAGATGCAGGAGCGAATTGATAATATTTTTACTCAAGAAATTGTCTCTCTTGAACTGTTAAGCGATCTAAAAGGCGCTCTTTATAGAATTCGTGACAGAACATTGCGGCTTGTTGATGCAGAGTCAGAACAAGAGCTGTTACGTCACCAAAGAGAAATTAAAAAACAGTTAAAAAGGATTACTGAAAAGATTGATCTATATGATAATACACGATTATCGGAAAAAGAGAGACAACTTCTGCAGCAATTTAAAGAAAATTTAACTCAATATGTTCAAATCATTCAAAAAAAAATTTATCCTTTGGTAAAAACGGTCAATCTATCACAAAAGCAAAAACAAAAACTTATAAATGATCTTTTATATCACGTAGCATTAAAAGAGTTTCGCGAAACAAGAGCTGCTTTAAATCAACTTTTAGATTACCAGATTCAGCGTGCGCATTTGCGGCAACAACATAGCCAAAATTTATATTTTAAACAAAAGACAATAATCATAGTTGCTCTTATTTTTTTAAGTATAATAGTAATACTTTTAATAAAAAGCCTCATCCAATCAATTGTAACTCCTCTTCATAGAATCAATGAAGCGCTGCAAAAGATAGCAAATAATGATTTGGATACAAGAATTTTGATCAATACTGACGATGAGTTTTCTTTAATTGCTGAAGAGATCAATAGAAACATTATGCGCTTACAACAGACACTAAAAAATCTTGAAAATCTTAGCAAATATGATATATTGACAAAACTGCCAAATCGGAAATATTTTCAAGATTTTTTAAATAAAACTATCAAAGAATATAATCAAAAATCAATCAAATTTGCTCTCATTCTTATTGATTTAGACAATTTTAAATTTATTAATGATAATTTTGGACATTCAGCTGGAGACAAACTGCTAAAAATTGTTGCAACTAGACTTCACAATACACTAAGAAAAAAAGATTTTGTAGCAAGATTGGGCGGGGATGAATTTGGCGTTATTATAAAAGATGTAAAAAATCCTATATATGTTGGAAATATTGCAAATAAAATCATAGATTCTTTACAAGAGCCAATAAAGATTGATGATACTATCGTATATATTACTGCTTCTTTAGGTATTTTTGTGCCTACTGATAAAAAAACAGATCCTAAGAAAGCTTTATCCTATGCCGATATTGCCATGTATAAAGCAAAAAAGAGCGGAAAAAATAGTTACCAATTTTTTGATGATTCAATGCTTGAAGAGTTAAAGAATCTACATATGCTTGAACATGATATTCGTCAGGCTATAGATAATTATGAATTTGTTCCCTATTTTCAAGCGATAATCGATTTAAAAACGGAAAATATTGTAGGGTATGAGACACTGCTTCGGTGGAAAAAAGAAGATAAAATTTTGCCTCCCTCTTACTTTATCCATGTTTTAGAAAGTAAAGGATATATCGTAGAGGTTACATATCAGATCATAGAAAAGGTTTTTCAGTTTATTACGCATAATAGATATAAAGGTTTTATTACAATCAACCTCTCTTTACTGCAATTTTATGATAGAAATTTTTTAAATTTTTTATATGAAATGCAAAAGAAATATCCAGAAATTTCACCAAATCAAATCATTTTTGAACTGACAGAGACTATCTTTGCCGAAAACATATCTGTGATACAAGAACTAATGCAGATGATTGAAAAAGAGGGATATAGATTTGCACTTGATGATTTTGGGACAGGATATTCGTCGCTATTTTATATTAAAGATTATAATTTAGCTACGATCAAAATCGATAAATCCTTCATACAAAACATCTTTTCCAATCAAAAATTAAGAAAACTTCTGGATGTAATTATCTCTATGTCAGATTCATTAGAGATACCATTGGTTATAGAAGGTGTTGAAGATCAAAAGACTATTGATTACTTAAAGCGATACAGAAATTATCAAATAAAAATCCAAGGGTACTACTATTTTCCTCCTCTTCCTATGGAGGAGGTAGAAGCAATGATACAAACCAGATAA
- a CDS encoding MBL fold metallo-hydrolase RNA specificity domain-containing protein, with translation MTIEISYGAAEVVTGSCHFVKFDDGTKVLVDCGMFQGLDEWKNYEPLGFNAKEIDYLLVTHGHLDHVGRIPLLYKEGFRGKIIATAATFELMKIVLLDTAHLMQEDFETAFRKAQRRGEEEQVKKPLYTKHDVKAALKLPRRIVKYGQNIKLSKNITVRYKDAGHIIGSAFLEIEYKDDGAHKKVIFSGDLGNRQVHLNPPPTDPSSARHLFIESTYGDRLHKNYDESVKEFKEVIMATLQRGGNVLIPSFAIERTQQILCILKEMSDRHELPNHCNVYLDSPMAIKTTHVYQKYRHLLSNYCKHQPAPFDFPQLRFATSTNASKRINAKRSGNVIIAGSGMCNGGRILHHFKHRIWDPKNSVIFVGYQAEGTLGREIIEGARFIEIYGERIAIRAQIFTINGFSAHADQHELTSWAQKIHGLEKIFLIHGEEDKQRIFKKHLIKTLHKKVHIVKQGEIIHL, from the coding sequence ATGACAATTGAGATTAGTTATGGTGCAGCCGAAGTAGTAACGGGTTCATGCCATTTTGTCAAATTTGATGATGGCACGAAAGTTTTAGTCGATTGTGGCATGTTTCAGGGATTGGATGAGTGGAAAAACTATGAGCCATTAGGTTTTAATGCAAAAGAGATTGATTATCTGCTTGTTACCCACGGGCACCTCGATCATGTAGGAAGAATCCCCCTTCTCTATAAAGAGGGGTTTCGTGGAAAAATCATCGCAACCGCTGCCACGTTTGAGCTTATGAAAATCGTTCTTCTTGATACGGCCCACTTGATGCAAGAAGATTTCGAGACAGCTTTCAGAAAAGCCCAACGAAGAGGTGAAGAGGAACAGGTTAAAAAGCCGCTCTATACCAAACACGATGTCAAAGCGGCATTGAAACTCCCCAGGCGTATTGTAAAATATGGGCAAAATATCAAACTTTCAAAAAATATTACTGTACGCTACAAAGATGCAGGGCATATAATCGGTTCAGCATTTTTGGAGATTGAATATAAAGATGACGGAGCACATAAAAAGGTGATATTTAGCGGAGACCTTGGTAATCGTCAGGTCCATCTCAATCCGCCTCCAACCGATCCCTCATCTGCAAGACATCTTTTTATAGAGAGCACCTATGGAGACAGGCTCCATAAAAATTATGATGAGAGTGTCAAGGAGTTCAAAGAAGTCATAATGGCCACTCTCCAAAGAGGTGGAAATGTACTGATTCCCTCTTTTGCAATCGAGAGAACCCAACAGATTTTATGTATTTTAAAAGAGATGAGTGACCGACACGAATTGCCAAACCACTGTAATGTCTATCTAGACAGTCCCATGGCAATCAAAACAACACATGTATATCAAAAGTATCGACACCTGTTATCCAATTATTGCAAACATCAACCAGCGCCTTTCGATTTTCCGCAACTAAGATTTGCTACAAGTACAAATGCTTCTAAGCGTATCAACGCAAAAAGAAGCGGAAACGTTATTATTGCTGGAAGCGGTATGTGTAACGGCGGAAGGATTTTACACCATTTCAAACATCGAATCTGGGATCCAAAAAACAGTGTCATATTTGTAGGGTACCAAGCTGAAGGCACACTTGGAAGAGAGATCATAGAAGGAGCAAGATTTATCGAAATTTATGGAGAACGTATCGCAATTCGTGCCCAAATTTTTACCATCAACGGTTTTTCAGCCCATGCCGATCAGCATGAACTCACCTCTTGGGCGCAAAAAATTCATGGTCTTGAGAAAATTTTTTTGATCCATGGCGAGGAAGACAAACAACGTATTTTCAAAAAACATCTCATTAAAACGCTACACAAAAAGGTTCATATCGTCAAACAGGGTGAAATAATTCATCTTTAA
- a CDS encoding 2,3-diphosphoglycerate-dependent phosphoglycerate mutase, whose product MKLVLIRHGQSEWNAKNLFTGWIDVELSEKGKAEAKKAGELLKEACIYPGICYTSYLKRAIHTAQIALNELGWEHIDVIRSWKLNERHYGDWQGKNKDEVKAKYGEELFLAVRRGYDTPPPPIEESEPDFEERLPVDPKFEGIEIPKSESLKDTRERVIEYWYEELVPSLMLYDTILIAAHGNSLRALIMYLEDIDPKDIAKIEVPTGTPIVYELTKELKIKNKTIYNH is encoded by the coding sequence ATGAAACTGGTTTTAATACGACATGGTCAAAGTGAATGGAACGCTAAAAATCTATTTACCGGCTGGATTGATGTAGAGCTCAGTGAAAAAGGAAAAGCTGAAGCAAAAAAAGCTGGTGAGCTTCTTAAAGAGGCCTGCATCTATCCAGGAATTTGCTACACATCATATCTTAAACGAGCCATTCATACAGCTCAAATTGCATTGAATGAACTGGGCTGGGAGCATATCGATGTGATTCGCAGCTGGAAACTTAATGAGCGTCACTATGGAGACTGGCAAGGCAAAAACAAAGATGAGGTAAAAGCCAAATATGGCGAAGAACTCTTTTTAGCTGTTCGAAGAGGCTACGATACCCCTCCTCCACCAATTGAAGAGAGTGAACCAGATTTTGAAGAGCGGCTTCCTGTTGATCCAAAATTTGAAGGAATCGAGATTCCAAAGAGTGAATCCCTCAAAGATACGAGAGAGCGGGTAATTGAATATTGGTATGAAGAGTTGGTTCCTTCGCTTATGCTGTATGATACTATCTTGATAGCTGCTCATGGAAATTCACTCAGAGCACTTATCATGTACCTTGAAGATATCGATCCAAAAGATATTGCAAAGATTGAAGTACCAACCGGAACACCAATTGTCTACGAACTGACAAAAGAACTCAAAATCAAAAACAAAACTATCTATAACCATTAA
- a CDS encoding KamA family radical SAM protein, translated as MEYRAYNAKSFKKIPQVQQFLSSEDIENIEIAALVFPFKVNNYLIDKLINWENYQNDPIFRLVFPHKDMLLPQDFERLKTLYKKGDQKALNKAIYEIRMRMNPHPADQKSNVPTINGKELTGSQHKYKETILFFPKQGQTCHAYCSFCFRWPQFTGINELKFAMKEVDLLIEYIKAHPSITDLIFTGGDPLIMSTKLLRSYIEPILNAKIPHLQNIRFGTKTLGFWPYRFLTDSDADDLLKLFEEIVVHGYHLAFMAHFNHYRELETDEVKEAVKRIQQTGAIIRTQAPILRHINDSSKVWQTMWKMQVKMGMIPYYMFIARDTGAQHYFGVPLVKAWQIYKDALSNVSGLGRTVRGPSMSAAPGKIAVSGVSEINGEKVIVLNMLQAKNPALVDIPFFARYDENAQWIDELKPAFSEKFLFEKK; from the coding sequence TTGGAATACAGGGCGTATAACGCAAAAAGTTTTAAAAAAATACCACAAGTTCAGCAGTTTTTATCTTCAGAAGATATCGAAAATATCGAAATTGCAGCGCTCGTTTTTCCGTTTAAAGTCAACAATTATCTCATTGATAAACTGATTAATTGGGAAAATTATCAAAATGACCCTATTTTCCGCTTAGTATTTCCTCATAAAGATATGCTCCTGCCACAAGATTTTGAAAGACTTAAAACGTTGTATAAAAAAGGAGATCAAAAAGCCCTTAATAAAGCTATATATGAGATACGCATGCGGATGAATCCGCATCCGGCTGATCAAAAAAGCAATGTCCCAACCATTAATGGAAAAGAACTAACCGGTTCACAACATAAATATAAAGAAACCATCCTCTTTTTCCCGAAACAGGGGCAAACTTGCCATGCATATTGTAGTTTCTGTTTCAGATGGCCACAGTTTACTGGAATCAATGAGCTAAAATTTGCTATGAAAGAGGTGGATCTTTTAATCGAGTATATCAAAGCGCACCCTAGCATAACGGATCTTATATTTACCGGTGGCGATCCGCTCATTATGAGTACAAAACTGCTTCGCAGCTATATTGAGCCTATTTTAAATGCAAAAATCCCTCATCTACAAAATATTCGTTTTGGTACAAAAACACTAGGTTTTTGGCCATACAGATTTTTAACTGATAGTGATGCGGATGATTTACTCAAACTATTTGAAGAAATCGTTGTACATGGATACCACTTGGCGTTTATGGCTCACTTCAACCATTACCGAGAACTTGAAACGGATGAAGTAAAGGAGGCAGTAAAACGGATCCAACAAACTGGAGCAATTATAAGAACCCAAGCTCCAATTTTACGCCATATCAATGATAGTAGCAAAGTTTGGCAAACTATGTGGAAAATGCAAGTGAAGATGGGAATGATTCCTTACTACATGTTTATCGCAAGAGACACAGGAGCACAACATTACTTTGGTGTTCCTCTCGTAAAGGCTTGGCAAATCTATAAAGATGCCCTCTCAAATGTCAGTGGACTTGGTAGAACTGTTCGTGGACCAAGTATGAGTGCGGCTCCTGGGAAAATTGCAGTTAGTGGAGTCAGTGAGATTAACGGAGAAAAAGTAATTGTATTGAATATGCTTCAAGCCAAAAATCCAGCGCTTGTTGATATTCCGTTTTTTGCAAGGTATGATGAAAATGCTCAATGGATCGATGAACTTAAACCGGCATTTAGTGAAAAGTTTTTGTTTGAGAAAAAGTAA